A single region of the Scyliorhinus torazame isolate Kashiwa2021f chromosome 30, sScyTor2.1, whole genome shotgun sequence genome encodes:
- the adpgk gene encoding LOW QUALITY PROTEIN: ADP-dependent glucokinase (The sequence of the model RefSeq protein was modified relative to this genomic sequence to represent the inferred CDS: inserted 1 base in 1 codon), whose product MWRASAAVALVAIVLHLLISYYPAHGPPDALRFIFDYLSELSVKRSPEEVVAQAWDSLXRAPSNGWSRVAVGVNACVDVVVCGIGLMKALGLESGSNADHDILQSREDLVATLSYFMQKGVAAERFFANKELFQKIAETASQSPGAQHFVGGNAALIGQKLSTNPSLSVLLCGPVGPKLHELLDDKIIVPPESLQKVDEFHLILEYQAGDVLGEIKAPQANRFIFSHDVSNGEMNKMEAFIASLEEFQPELIVLSGLHMMEGQGKEERNRRLQEVSVLISEIPNEISVHLELASMTDTTYMNTIVEQQVLTIVNSIGLNEQELLFISQAGSGPHSSQDHWDGTPDIGMVSDIIFWLLKEYGRTEMHKDSDLTRVHFHTLTYHILATVDGYWSNQISSVAAGARAAGSQACGTDTIDPTKVILDSPAEFVLSQTDTLLKNKKMTLSPTNPVRVWQRENISFYITPVLICVNPIRTVGLGDTISAEGLLYSERK is encoded by the exons ATGTGGCGAGCCTCAGCCGCGGTGGCGCTGGTGGCCATAGTGCTCCACCTGCTGATCTCCTATTACCCGGCGCATGGGCCCCCGGACGCCCTGCGTTTCATCTTCGATTACCTGTCCGAGCTGTCGGTGAAGCGGTCGCCCGAGGAGGTGGTGGCCCAGGCCTGGGACTCAC ATCGGGCCCCCAGCAACGGCTGGAGCCGGGTGGCGGTGGG GGTGAATGCCTGCGTGGATGTGGTGGTCTGTGGCATTGGTCTCATGAAAGCGCTGGGCTTGGAATCTGGAAGTAACGCGGATCACGACATCCTCCAGTCCAGAGAAGACCTGGTAGCGACTTTATCCTACTTCATGCAGAAAGGAGTTGCAGCAGAACGGTTCTTTGCCAACAAAGAACTCTTTCAGAAAATTGCAGAGACTGCGTCTCAATCCCCAGGAGCTCAG CATTTTGTTGGAGGAAATGCCGCCTTGATTGGTCAGAAGCTGAGCACAAATCCAAGTTTGTCG GTGCTGCTGTGTGGCCCAGTTGGTCCCAAACTTCATGAACTCTTGGATGATAAAATTATTGTCCCACCCGAATCGCTGCAGAAGGTGGACGAGTTTCATCTCATTCTGGAGTATCAGGCTG GGGATGTGTTGGGTGAGATTAAGGCTCCTCAAGCCAACCGCTTCATCTTCTCCCACGATGTGTCGAATGGGGAGATGAACAAGATGGAGGCATtcatcgccagtctggaggagtttCAACCTGAGCTGATTGTCCTTTCGGGTCTGCACATGATGGAGGGACAGGGGAAAGAAGAGCGAAACAGGAGACTGCAGGAG GTTAGTGTGTTAATCTCGGAGATCCCGAATGAAATTTCAGTGCACCTGGAGCTCGCCAGCATGACAGACACAACATATATGAATACAATTGTGGAGCAG CAGGTTCTTACTATTGTCAACTCGATCGGCCTGAATGAGCAAGAGTTGTTGTTTATCAGCCAGGCTGGCTCTGGACCCCACTCCTCACAAGATCATTGGGACGGTACTCCTGATATTGGAATGGTCAGCGATATCATCTTCTGGCTCCTCAAAGAATATGGACGAACCGAAATGCATAAGGATTCGGATTTAACTCGTGTTCATTTCCACACACTGACCTATCACATTCTGGCAACTGTCGATGGATACTGGAGCAACCAGATATCCTCGGTCGCTGCTGGAGCGAGAGCTGCTGGGAGTCAAGCGTGTGGGACTGACACCATTGATCCCACAAAGGTTATTCTTGATTCTCCTGCGGAATTTGTTCTGTCGCAAACCGACACGTTGCTGAAGAACAAGAAAATGACATTGAGTCCAACCAACCCCGTGCGTGTGTGGCAGAGAGAAAACATCTCTTTTTACATCACTCCTGTTCTGATTTGTGTCAATCCAAtcaggacagtgggattgggagacacCATCTCCGCAGAAGGGCTTTTGTATTCGGAGCGAAAGTGA